A window of Nocardiopsis sp. Huas11 genomic DNA:
GTGCGCGCGGGCGCGGTGCGGCGCCGCGCTCCCGGGCGCGGTACCAGGGGCCACTGGCGGGTGGCGGTGGAGGACCCCATCACGGCGCCCTCGCCGATGGAGCACTTCCTCACCGCGCGCTGGGGCCTGCACACCGCGCACCTGGGAGCGACCCAGTGGCTCCGCGTGACCCACGAGCCCTGGCCGCTGTACCGGGCCCGACTGCTGGAGTACCGGGGCGACCTACTGGAGGCCGTCGGGCTGTCCGTCACCGACCCGCAGCCGGTGTCCGTGCTGTGGTCGCCCGGGGTGACCGCGGGACTGCGCCCCACCCTGGCCGTGGCCCGGTAGCGGACGGCCGGTCCGGTGCACCGGTGGCCCGGGACCGGGATCGACACCGGGCCCCGTAGGGAGGCGCGAAGCCCGGCAAGGCCGCAGCCTCCCGCGTTCGACCACATGGGCGGGCGGCGGCGCGCGGGGCCGGGGCTCACATCCAGGCGGTGCGCGGAGGGCCCGGGGCTCACATCCAGGCGGCGCGCGGGCCCGGGGCTCACATCCAGGCGGCGCGCAGGTGGTCGCGCAGGGCGCGGGCGACCCGGGCCATGAGGGCCTCCGCGCCCGGCTGGCTGTAGGCGGGCACGCGCGAGGCCGTCATGACCGCGACGGCGAAGGCCTGCCCGTCGGCGTGCTCGACCACCCCCATCTCGTGGCGCAGATGGAGCAGGGTGCCGGTCTTGGACGACCACTGGGAGGCGTCGGAGCTGAAGTCGGGCGCCAACCGGTGCCGCAGGACGTTCCCGGCCATGAGCTCGCGCACGCGCTCCGCGACCTGCGGCGTGATCGCGGACGGGGTCCACAGCGCCTGGAGCAGGTCGACGAAGGCGCGCGCCGTCCCGGAGTTGGCCCGGGTGATGTCCAGCTGCGGGATCCGGTGGCCCCGACCGGGTGTCCCCGCGCCGATGGCCAGGACGTGGGCCAGGTCGACCTCGGCGGGCGAGAGGCGGTCGGCGGGCGTCTGGTTGAGCTCGCCCATGGTGTGCCGGACGGTGATCCCGCCCAGCCCGGCCGCGCGCAGCACCGCCG
This region includes:
- a CDS encoding serine hydrolase, with the protein product MSPQALLRELREELDAGGLDGSFLVRDLNSGEEIGIEPDLELPSASLVKIPLAVAVLERVHRGEIDGAAPVLVQPGGVTTPGPIGLTRFRHPARIAVDDLLYMSTALSDGSAADALFDLTPPAEVAAVLRAAGLGGITVRHTMGELNQTPADRLSPAEVDLAHVLAIGAGTPGRGHRIPQLDITRANSGTARAFVDLLQALWTPSAITPQVAERVRELMAGNVLRHRLAPDFSSDASQWSSKTGTLLHLRHEMGVVEHADGQAFAVAVMTASRVPAYSQPGAEALMARVARALRDHLRAAWM